A single genomic interval of Sebastes umbrosus isolate fSebUmb1 chromosome 11, fSebUmb1.pri, whole genome shotgun sequence harbors:
- the mdc1 gene encoding mediator of DNA damage checkpoint protein 1 isoform X4: MDATQMISDSILESDEEENEEENENKRGRPLAKLCILKNEHIPETELPLFLGDNVLGRDPNTCTLPLPAPSISKQHATICISVYRRRGCPREVDTEALVWDLGSMNGTRKGHLKLSPNVRYALSERDSLLVADIPCQFVSCAIDTVSSQGHMRTPVSRNSGVNARLPDASGENTSTGSKECVNGGTKARVSLPNQDKRKTPVRTSCLSFEQTPTQPPGSLVPESDLDSDGERGDRKCKALVSDSDSHKSSPTCSTFLSPSNKIVPESEDESPITPSSSSSTKNRPYRCATFSKEETDVDVGRQQLKKEKALAIVDDSEEEEERAAAGGRKSERSGQRVPVKPESNVSLKGEDELPVSTPAIFTGAIPAFDMDSDTDMEGEEEGLVTLNTNQKADQPPNTAQFHMDSDTDVDEDEYALDKVAKSVPSSADHTKPPHVIQPESITMDSDTDVDDDDDDDAAVSDAAPKAKHTADSAPSTQLKDLHMDSDTDVDDDDDDDDDAAVSDTAPKAKHTADSAPSTQLKDLNLDSDTDVDEEEEEKDRGTNNARSKIDETPTRSDIKPVAVAAPHSLHLDSDTDDEAIPAPAIGEPSVASAVSDAETGLGVLSDSDTDVDDDYALVIPVAVSTLSAGPSTRSGALQSGSDADTDVDESSVPTAGDGVIPPDLRVDGDTDVEDKKEDFGEAGEGQIPSLQRENTPGLLVPLQQNCSTPVQVSEGGLEDVATQAFLSPSSGPFRGAIAPAARPLELSSCSDSQEDDFVLDETQSFILQARDCNPPEDHTMEPTQSFSLESSSDGKGEQSSRGGSFQLGLTDSSRLQAQAQALAMESTQAFVSVVGGVNLEDTQAYAAVSNADRTSLENDSNLEEPGRCSVMSAKEGQVDLALEATQAYISEPCSDSEDETDEDERKHAATAETQPFLFDTSSTLAVAETQPMSAFEEEEEESLDKENPTSSVLQHGEAAQPQKRHLSAALSVAETQPMHISEDEESDDEDLIPGPRKRKEKPLQLEEEQTQTLTNSDLSLVETQPVHTGVGETQPMATSGNEESDEEDSIPGPRKRKAKQLRLEDEQTQTLTNSDLSLVETQPVHIGAGESQPMDAGDDGESDEEDSIPGPRKRRAKPLQLEEESQPLTSSEVSAVETQPMGACEGEQSDEEDSTPGPRKRKAKPQRIQEEETQPLTHSEASTVETKTGKGKQSEAGTSGTTTRGRRGTRARLREEEEQAECSEPPKRQTRGKNKVLPTTRGGRGKPRPDEEESEEEEEVEQAKRARGKKSMMQQKDNEEKRLATERNKHAENNNLIKEQEDKLERERKEKEEQERVQAENAERLRLEQERAEKERIERKEQEEKERADKAQKVKEEQLERERKEKEEKERLDCEKAEREEKERIENERKEKEEKERLETSKRELEERLERERKEQDHQARLEREAKEKEEREEKERKKKEEKERLQREKAEREEKERIDNERKEKEEKERLETSKRELEERLERERKEQEHQARLEREAKEKEERERVEKDKQDKEAKEKQIKEQEENKKTPARSRRASRRTIAEPCTTEPERAISAEDDVPARRTRSRSNSSNSVSSERSASSVSTPGSRGRGRGRGVKRTSGPPPAAVARSSNRRRTVAAGPTQQDSNEVSPQGVLSRSNSTNSLNSEISICSVSSQSRGRGGRLRGRGRKTDSIPPIDSQRDQSLTPKPTARGRKSRKAEESSTEVKHEDDEKEKADSQQASTTRGRRRANANGSDPTADKEDPSSQKCATEESLLHKRGRGQKAVKSETVESPVAPATSDGDEAKEKRKGRKRELEANREEVSSSSSKIPKGKEKTQTTEAAEEGKGETKDEIGVQAKRRGRASSAQAKKNVKEPPTEVEVKEESEKMEEWAVDRRGRGRTSVVLKKKKEQQEDSGASVDQDPHVEASEPQTPTNSASRKRQAPLDSSPVAKTPRSSSASPASSGRLRAASQAYKVLFTGVVDEDGERVLARLGGSMAKGVADMNYLVTDKVRRTVKFLCAVAKGVPIVTTHWLEKSGKSGSFLSPNAFLVKDPEQEEKFSFCLQESLRLASSQPLLQGYEIHVTKSVKPEPVYMKDIISCSGATFLPKMPSTHKPQTVVISCEEDWPLCGPALSASLPVVTAEFILTGILQQKRDLQTHTLSAPANTLQPAGGRGRSRKKT; the protein is encoded by the exons ATGGATGCTACTCAGATGATCAGTGACTCAATCTTGGAgtcagatgaagaagaaaatgaagagGAGAATGAAAACAAGAGGGGACGACCTTTGGCTAAACTGTGCATCTTAAAGAATGAACATATCCCTGAGACAG AGTTGCCCCTCTTTTTGGGAGATAATGTGCTGGGCCGTGACCCCAACACCTGCACCCTGCCTTTGCCAGCACCCTCGATATCCAAGCAGCACGCAACCATCTGCATCTCTGTCTACAGAAGAAGAGGTTGTCCCAGGGAAGTGGACACAGAGGCTTTGGTTTGGGACCTAGGGAGCATGAACGGGACCCGCAAGGGCCACTTAAAGCTGAGTCCGAATGTACGCTATGCCCTCAGCGAACGTGACAGTTTGCTGGTGGCAGACATCCCATGTCAGTTTGTCAGCTGCGCTATAGACACAGTCTCTTCTCAAGGGCACATGAGGACTCCTGTGAGCAGAAATTCAGGGGTAAATGCCAGGTTGCCAGATGCCTCGGGTGAAAACACAAGCACAGGCAGCAAGGAATGTGTCAACGGAGGTACAAAGGCGAGGGTGTCATTACCAAATCAGGACAAAAGGAAGACTCCTGTCAGAACCAGTTGCCTCTCCTTTGAGCAAACTCCAACCCAGCCACCGGGGAGTCTGGTCCCAGAATCTGACTTGGACTCAGACGGggaaagaggagacagaaagTGCAAGGCTCTAG TGTCCGATTCTGACTCCCATAAATCAAGTCCCACCTGCTCAACATTTCTGAGTCCCTCAAACAAAATTGTCCCTGAGAG TGAGGATGAAAGTCCCATCAcaccgtcctcctcctcctccactaaaAATAGGCCTTACAGATGTGCCACCTTCAGCAAGGAGGAGACAGACGTAGATGTGGGGCGACAGCAGCTGAAGAAAGAAAAGGCACTTGCGATTGTGGACGacagtgaagaggaggaagaaagagcaGCAGCGGGAGGGAGAAAGTCTGAGAGAAGTGGACAACGTGTGCCAGTGAAACCGGAAAGCAATGTCAGTCTTAAAGGAGAAGATGAGTTGCCTGTATCTACACCAGCCATCTTCACTGGTGCAATCCCTGCGTTTGACATGGACAGTGACACTGatatggagggagaggaggagggtctTGTGACCTTGAATACAAACCAAAAAGCTGATCAGCCACCAAACACAGCCCAGTTTCACATGGACAGTGATACAGATGTCGATGAGGATGAGTATGCCTTGGACAAAGTTGCCAAATCTGTGCCTTCCTCTGCTGACCACACCAAACCTCCTCATGTTATTCAGCCAGAGAGCATTACTATGGACAGTGACACTGatgtggatgatgatgatgatgatgatgctgctgtgtCAGACGCTGCTCCAAAAGCAAAACACACAGCTGACTCTGCTCCTTCAACGCAGCTGAAAGATTTACACATGGACAGTGACACTGatgtggatgatgatgatgatgatgatgatgatgctgctgtgtCAGACACTGCTCCAAAAGCAAAACACACAGCTGACTCTGCTCCTTCAACGCAGCTGAAAGATCTTAACCTGGACAGTGACACAGATGttgatgaggaagaagaagaaaaggatcGTGGAACAAATAATGCACGCTCTAAAATAGATGAAACTCCCACTAGATCCGACATCAAGCCAGTTGCAGTTGCTGCGCCTCATAGTCTGCATCTAGACAGTGACACAGATGATGAAGCTATTCCTGCCCCCGCCATCGGTGAACCCTCGGTGGCGTCTGCTGTCTCAGATGCAGAAACTGGTTTGGGTGTTCTGTCTGACAGCGACACAGATGTGGATGACGATTATGCTCTGGTCATACCTGTCGCCGTCTCAACCTTGTCAGCCGGTCCTAGTACCAGGTCAGGAGCTCTTCAGTCAGGTTCTGATGCTGACACAGATGTTGATGAATCCAGCGTGCCTACTGCTGGGGACGGGGTCATTCCACCCGACCTTAGAGTGGACGGTGACACAGATGTGGAGGATAAGAAAGAGGATTTTGGAGAGGCAGGAGAGGGCCAGATTCCAAGCCTGCAAAGAGAAAATACACCTGGGTTGCTGGTTCCCCTTCAGCAGAACTGCTCCACTCCTGTACAGGTGTCAG AAGGAGGATTGGAAGATGTGGCAACTCAGGCTTTCCTGAGTCCCTCTTCAGGTCCTTTTAGAG GTGCAATAGCCCCTGCTGCAAGACCTTTAGAATTGTCCTCCTGCTCAGACAGCCAGGAGGATGACTTTGTTCTGGACGAGACGCAGTCCTTCATTCTTCAGGCCAGAGACTGCAACCCTCCAGAGGACCACACCATGGAACCCACCCAATCTTTCAGCCTTGAGTCTTCTAGTGATGGAAAAGGCGAACAGTCCAGCAGAGGAGGATCTTTCCAGCTGGGATTGACTGACAGCAGCCGCCTGCAGGCTCAGGCCCAAGCCCTAGCCATGGAGAGCACCCAAGCTTTTGTCTCTGTGGTGGGGGGTGTGAATCTGGAAGATACCCAAGCATATGCAGCCGTCTCAAATGCAGACAGAACCTCCTTGGAGAATGATTCAAATCTGGAGGAACCTGGCAGATGTTCAGTAATGTCTGCAAAAGAAGGTCAGGTAGATTTGGCCCTAGAAGCAACACAGGCATATATTTCAGAGCCCTGCAGTGATTCAGAGGATGAAACAGATGAAGATGAGAGAAAACACGCAGCTACTGCTGAGACTCAGCCTTTCCTCTTTGACACCTCATCTACTCTTGCCGTGGCTGAAACCCAACCAATGTCTGcctttgaggaggaggaggaggagagtttgGATAAAGAGAATCCTACTTCCTCTGTACTACAACATGGGGAGGCAGCTCAACCTCAGAAGAGGCACCTGTCTGCAGCTCTGTCTGTAGCTGAAACTCAGCCCATGCACATAAGTGAGGATGAGGAAAGTGATGATGAGGACTTGATTCCAGGTCCacgaaaaagaaaagaaaagccacTGCAGCTGGAAGAGGAGCAGACACAGACGCTCACAAACTCTGACTTATCACTTGTTGAAACTCAGCCCGTGCACACCGGTGTAGGTGAAACTCAGCCCATGGCTACAAGTGGAAATGAGGAAAGTGATGAAGAG GACTCGATTCCAGGTCCacgaaaaagaaaagcaaagcaACTGCGGCTGGAAGACGagcagacacaaacactcacaaactctgactTATCACTTGTTGAAACCCAGCCCGTGCACATCGGTGCAGGTGAATCTCAGCCAATGGATGCAGGTGATGATGGAGAAAGTGATGAAGAGGACTCGATTCCAGGTCCAAGAAAAAGGAGAGCAAAACCATTGCAACTTGAAGAGGAGTCACAGCCCCTTACTAGTTCTGAAGTCTCTGCTGTTGAAACTCAGCCCATGGGTGCATGTGAAGGTGAGCAAAGTGATGAAGAGGACTCAACTCCAGGTcctagaaaaagaaaagcaaagccACAGCGAATTCAAGAAGAGGAGACACAACCGCTCACACATTCTGAGGCGTCCACTGTTGAAACAAAAACTGGAAAAGGGAAACAAtctgaagctggaaccagtggCACCACTACTAGAGGTAGAAGAGGGACAAGGGCGAGAttaagagaagaggaggagcaggcagAGTGTTCTGAACCTCCCAAGAGACAAACAAGAGGGAAGAATAAAGTTTTGCCAACTaccagaggagggagaggaaaaccAAGGCCtgatgaggaggagagtgaggaagaggaggaggtagagCAGGCTAAACGAGCCAGAGGGAAAAAATCCATGATGCAACAGAAAGATAACGAGGAAAAAAGGCTTGCCACAGAAAGAAACAAGCACGCTGAAAATAACAACCTAATAAAGGAACAAGAAGACAAATTAGAAAGGGAAAGGAAAGAGAAGGAAGAGCAAGAAAGAGTGCaggctgaaaatgcagaaaggTTAAGACTTGAgcaagagagagcagaaaaagagagaatagaaaGAAAGGAGcaagaagaaaaggaaagagcTGATAAGGCACAAAAAGTAAAAGAGGAACAATTGgaaagggagagaaaggagaaggaagaaaaagagagattaGATTGTGAAAaggcagaaagagaagagaaggagagaatagaaaatgagagaaaggagaaggaggaaaaagagagattgGAGACATCAAAGAGGGAACTAGAAGAGAGActtgagagggagaggaaggaacAAGACCACCAGGCGAGACTGGAGAGGGAAgcaaaggaaaaagaagaaagagaagagaaggagagaaagaagaaggaggaaaaagagagattaCAGCGTGAAAaggcagaaagagaagagaaggagagaataGATAAtgagagaaaggagaaggaggaaaaagagagattgGAGACATCAAAGAGGGAACTAGAAGAGAGActtgagagggagaggaaggaacAAGAACACCAGGCGAGACTAGAGAGGGAAGcaaaggaaaaggaagaaagagagagagtggagaaagataaacaagacaaagaggccaaagaaaaacaaataaaagagcaagaagaaaacaagaaaacaccCGCAAGAAGTCGACGAGCATCCAGAAGAACTATTGCTGAACCGTGTACGACAGAGCCGGAAAGAGCCATATCAGCCGAGGATGATGTCCCAGCGAGGAGAACCAGATCTCGCTCCAACTCCTCCAACTCCGTCAGCTCAGAGAGGTCTGCCTCAAGTGTGAGCACCCCGGGGAGCAGGGGGAGAGGCCgaggaagaggagtgaagaggaCCAGTGGGCCGCCCCCAGCAGCCGTCGCCAGAAGCAGCAATAGAAGGAGGACGGTGGCTGCAGGGCCAACACAACAGGACAGTAATGAGGTTTCTCCTCAGGGAGTCCTGTCGAGGTCTAACTCCACCAACTCCCTCAACTCTGAGATTTCCATCTGTAGCGTGAGCTCtcagagcagaggaagaggaggcaggctgcgaggaagagggaggaaaacAGACTCCATCCCTCCTATCGATAGTCAGAGGGACCAGAGTTTGACTCCCAAACCTACAGCCAGAGGCAGGAAGAGCAGGAAAGCAGAGGAATCCTCTACTGAGGTTAAACATGAGGATGATGAAAAAGAGAAGGCAGACTCTCAGCAGGCCAGTACCACAAGAGGGCGACGGAGAGCCAATGCAAATGGCTCTGATCCTACTGCTGATAAGGAAGACCCTTCAAGTCAGAAGTGTGCTACTGAAGAATCACTTCTGCATAAAAGGGGCAGAGGCCAAAAAGCAGTGAAGAGCGAGACTGTGGAGTCACCAGTCGCTCCTGCAACCAGTGATGGAGACGAGgctaaagagaaaagaaaaggaagaaaaagagaattGGAGGCAAATAGAGAAGAGGTTTCCAGCAGTAGCTCCAAGATACCCAAAGGGAAGGAGAAAACCCAAACGACAGAGGCAGCAGAAGAAGGAAAAGGTGAAACAAAAGATGAGATTGGAGTCCAAGctaagagaagaggaagagcatCCAGCGCTCAAGCAAAGAAGAACGTAAAAGAACCCCCCACTGAAGTGGAGGTGAAAGAAGAGAGTGAGAAAATGGAGGAGTGGGCTGTTGACAGGAGAGGCAGAGGTCGGACATCGGTGGTcctgaaaaagaagaaagagcagcaggaagatAGTGGAGCATCTGTTGACCAGGATCCACATGTGGAGGCATCAGAG CCCCAGACTCCGACCAACAGTGCATCCCGGAAGCGACAGGCTCCTTTGGACTCCTCACCTGTGGCAAAGACCCCTCGCTCCTCTTCTGCTTCCCCGGCATCTAGTGGTCGATTACGAGCTGCCAGCCAGGCCTACAAG GTGCTGTTCACAGGCGTGGTGGATGAAGACGGGGAGAGAGTGTTGGCTCGTTTGGGAGGCAGCATGGCTAAAGGTGTAGCAGACATGAACTATCTGGTGACTGATAAGGTGCGCAGGACTGTCAAGTTCCTGTGTGCGGTGGCTAAAGGAGTCCCCATTGTCACCACACACTGGCTGGAAAAG AGTGGTAAGTCTGGGAGCTTCCTGTCTCCTAATGCGTTTCTTGTGAAGGATccagagcaggaggagaagtTCAGTTTCTGTCTGCAGGAGTCTCTGAGGCTTGCCAGCAGTCAGCCTCTCCTACAG GGGTATGAGATCCATGTTACAAAGTCAGTGAAACCAGAGCCAGTTTATATGAAAGACATCATCTCCTGCAGTGGAGCTACCTTTCTTCCCAAGATGCCCTCCACTCACAAG CCTCAGACTGTAGTGATTTCCTGCGAGGAGGACTGGCCGCTGTGTGGCCCGGCTCTCTCTGCATCGCTGCCAGTCGTCACAGCTGAATTCATTCTCACAGGGATCCTTCAGCAGAAACGTGACCTTCAGACCCACACGCTCTCTGCCCCTGCAAATACTCTCCAACCTGCAGGGGGCAGGGGAAGGAGCAGGAAGAAGACTTAG